Proteins encoded by one window of Streptomyces sp. LX-29:
- a CDS encoding M6 family metalloprotease domain-containing protein, whose product MTPKRPRIPPGFRIRRRRAGPRIRASGDHPTGRHRPHRAPRTPHQAGAPPLGHTPPRGRTSRRGRALATAAALLLAVAAPATAPHIPAAPRPIHAPALRGSAAAGRAACTPPRPHDVAMSEGMPTAPGYSRSTGTVRALTLMIDFPDVPGEGSARERFAEFFPQTARWFARGSYGRLDYRATAPLDHWLRMPRTFRSYGLRRGSGFEPGYRALVRDIAAAADHKVDFRRYDLINVLLTPNAGPPAARTVLSVTFSGNTDAPRADGVPLANVSFVYSRQDDGSGSLTRTGFRVLPHENGHSFGLPDLYTGRGGDRVGHWDVMSEDWGVGNDLMAWHKWKLGWLTPAQVVCAARAGTSTHTLSPLGRRGGGAKLLFVPVSTSGGYTVEARTNEGNDDGVCKPGVLVSWVDVGLGSGDGPITVIDASPKSRGCTREPNVHPGLSDATFTPGESLRDAAHGIRIGVTTRDGHGAYRVEVTRRPPLNR is encoded by the coding sequence ATGACGCCCAAACGCCCCCGGATACCACCGGGCTTCCGAATACGGCGCAGACGCGCGGGTCCCCGCATACGCGCGAGCGGCGACCACCCGACTGGCCGCCACCGCCCGCACCGGGCCCCGCGTACGCCGCACCAGGCCGGCGCGCCGCCCCTCGGCCACACGCCGCCCCGCGGCCGTACGTCGCGCCGGGGCCGCGCGCTCGCGACCGCCGCCGCCCTGCTGCTGGCCGTCGCCGCGCCGGCGACCGCCCCGCACATCCCCGCCGCCCCGCGGCCGATCCACGCCCCGGCACTGCGCGGCTCCGCCGCGGCGGGCCGGGCGGCCTGCACCCCACCCCGCCCCCATGACGTGGCGATGTCGGAGGGGATGCCCACCGCCCCCGGCTACAGCCGGAGCACCGGCACCGTCCGGGCCCTCACCCTCATGATCGACTTTCCCGACGTGCCGGGCGAGGGCAGCGCGCGGGAGCGCTTCGCCGAGTTCTTCCCGCAGACCGCACGGTGGTTCGCCCGCGGCTCCTACGGGCGACTCGACTACCGCGCGACGGCCCCGCTGGATCACTGGCTGCGGATGCCCCGGACGTTCCGCTCGTACGGCCTCCGGCGCGGCTCCGGCTTCGAGCCGGGCTATCGCGCCCTGGTCCGCGACATCGCCGCGGCCGCCGACCACAAGGTCGACTTCCGCCGGTACGACCTGATCAACGTGCTGCTCACCCCCAACGCCGGGCCGCCCGCCGCGCGGACCGTGCTGTCCGTCACCTTCTCCGGGAACACCGACGCGCCCCGCGCGGACGGCGTTCCGCTGGCGAACGTCTCGTTCGTCTACAGCCGCCAGGACGACGGCAGCGGCTCACTGACCAGGACCGGATTCCGCGTCCTGCCCCACGAGAACGGCCACAGCTTCGGGCTGCCCGACCTCTACACCGGCCGGGGCGGCGACAGGGTCGGACACTGGGACGTGATGTCCGAGGACTGGGGCGTCGGCAACGACCTGATGGCCTGGCACAAGTGGAAGCTCGGTTGGCTGACCCCGGCCCAGGTGGTCTGCGCCGCGCGCGCCGGCACCTCGACGCACACCCTCAGCCCGCTCGGCCGCCGCGGCGGTGGCGCCAAGCTGCTCTTCGTGCCCGTCTCGACCTCGGGCGGCTACACCGTCGAGGCCCGCACCAACGAGGGCAACGACGACGGCGTGTGCAAGCCCGGCGTCCTGGTCTCCTGGGTGGACGTCGGCTTGGGCTCCGGAGACGGCCCGATCACGGTGATCGACGCCTCCCCCAAGAGCCGCGGGTGCACCAGGGAACCCAATGTGCACCCCGGTCTGAGCGACGCGACGTTCACGCCCGGCGAGAGCCTGCGCGACGCCGCGCACGGCATACGCATCGGCGTCACCACGCGCGACGGGCATGGCGCCTACCGCGTGGAGGTCACCCGCCGGCCCCCGCTCAACCGCTGA
- a CDS encoding AMP-binding protein, whose amino-acid sequence MSRFARTEEQPPLAAAARQAARVALRWISDPGGAEELTHAELLDQAARAAAALERLGVRAGDRVAVHLPLVPESVIVTLACGRLDAVRSSIPVGVPAHELRERVRQLGAAVLITADAEQRGGEVQPLKPVVDRALAGRGCPDVRNVLVVHRAPRPVSWTPGRDLWWHEALG is encoded by the coding sequence GTGTCCCGTTTCGCTCGGACGGAAGAGCAGCCGCCCCTGGCCGCCGCCGCCCGGCAGGCCGCCAGGGTCGCGCTCCGCTGGATCAGCGACCCGGGCGGGGCCGAGGAGCTGACGCACGCCGAGCTGTTGGACCAGGCGGCTCGGGCGGCGGCGGCCCTCGAACGGCTCGGGGTCCGGGCGGGGGACCGGGTGGCGGTGCACCTGCCCCTGGTCCCCGAGTCCGTGATCGTCACCCTTGCCTGTGGCCGGCTCGACGCCGTGCGCTCCAGCATCCCGGTTGGCGTCCCCGCCCATGAACTCCGCGAGCGCGTGCGCCAGTTGGGTGCCGCGGTGCTGATCACGGCCGACGCCGAGCAGCGCGGCGGCGAGGTGCAGCCGCTGAAGCCCGTCGTCGACCGCGCGCTGGCCGGCCGCGGTTGCCCCGATGTGCGCAACGTCCTGGTCGTCCACCGCGCCCCGCGCCCCGTGTCGTGGACACCGGGTCGCGACCTGTGGTGGCACGAGGCCTTGGGCTGA
- a CDS encoding MFS transporter, whose translation MPSVDASLATPTPDPRRWKALIFIALAQLMVVLDATIVNIALPSAQEDLGISEGNKQWVITAYALAFGGLLLFGGRIADLWGRKATFITGLIGFAAASALGGAAVNTGMLLGARALQGVFGALLAPAALSLLAVMFTEAKERAKAFGIFGAIAGGGGAVGLILGGVLTEYMDWRWTFFVNIPFAAVAAAGAVAVIHEPAEARNSSKLDIPGVILATTGLVTLVYGFTRAESDGWKAGWTIGLFIAAAVLLLAFVVVESKVKAPLLPLRVVTERNRAGVYISLGLAIIGMFGLFLFLTYYLQIVKDYSPVTTGLAFLPMIAGMITGSTQIGTRLMTRVAPRLLMGPGFLVAAIGMLMLTQIDLDTSYPALILPAFLLLGLGMGTAFMPAMSLSTHGVQPQDAGVASAMVNTSQQVGGAIGTALLNTIAASATTAYVGSHKATATSPQLLELKAMVHGFSVAIWWAFVILLVAAAVAITFINAGRPTMGGHAGGSADGEGAVEDVPVPVMAH comes from the coding sequence ATGCCGTCCGTAGACGCGTCGCTCGCGACGCCCACCCCCGACCCCCGGCGCTGGAAGGCGCTCATATTCATCGCCCTGGCCCAGCTGATGGTCGTGCTCGACGCGACCATCGTGAACATCGCCCTGCCCTCGGCCCAGGAGGACCTCGGCATCTCCGAGGGCAACAAGCAGTGGGTCATCACCGCCTATGCCCTCGCCTTCGGCGGCCTGCTGCTGTTCGGCGGCCGGATCGCGGACCTGTGGGGCCGTAAGGCCACCTTCATCACCGGCCTCATCGGCTTCGCGGCCGCCTCCGCGCTCGGTGGCGCCGCGGTCAACACCGGGATGCTGCTCGGCGCCCGCGCGCTGCAGGGTGTGTTCGGCGCGCTGCTGGCCCCGGCCGCGCTCTCGCTGCTCGCCGTGATGTTCACCGAAGCCAAGGAGCGCGCCAAGGCGTTCGGCATCTTCGGTGCCATCGCCGGTGGTGGTGGCGCCGTCGGTCTGATCCTCGGCGGCGTGCTGACCGAGTACATGGACTGGCGCTGGACCTTCTTCGTCAACATCCCGTTCGCGGCGGTGGCCGCGGCCGGTGCGGTCGCCGTCATCCATGAGCCGGCCGAGGCCCGCAACTCCTCCAAGCTCGACATCCCCGGCGTCATCCTGGCCACCACCGGTCTGGTCACGCTGGTCTACGGCTTCACCCGCGCCGAGTCCGACGGCTGGAAGGCCGGCTGGACCATCGGTCTGTTCATCGCCGCCGCTGTGCTGCTGCTCGCCTTCGTGGTCGTGGAGAGCAAGGTGAAGGCGCCGCTGCTGCCGCTGCGCGTGGTCACCGAGCGCAACCGTGCGGGTGTCTACATCTCGCTGGGCCTCGCCATCATCGGCATGTTCGGCCTGTTCCTCTTCCTCACCTACTACCTGCAGATCGTCAAGGACTACAGCCCGGTCACCACCGGTCTGGCCTTCCTTCCGATGATCGCGGGCATGATCACCGGCTCGACGCAGATCGGCACCCGGCTGATGACCCGGGTCGCGCCGCGGCTGCTGATGGGCCCGGGCTTCCTGGTCGCCGCCATCGGCATGCTGATGCTGACTCAGATCGACCTGGACACCTCCTACCCGGCGCTGATCCTGCCCGCCTTCCTGCTGCTGGGTCTGGGCATGGGCACCGCCTTCATGCCGGCGATGAGCCTGTCCACGCACGGGGTCCAGCCGCAGGACGCGGGTGTCGCCTCCGCGATGGTCAACACCTCGCAGCAGGTCGGCGGCGCCATCGGCACCGCGCTGCTCAACACGATCGCCGCCAGCGCCACCACGGCCTACGTCGGCTCGCACAAGGCCACCGCCACGTCGCCGCAGCTGCTGGAGCTCAAGGCGATGGTGCACGGCTTCTCCGTGGCCATCTGGTGGGCCTTCGTCATCCTGCTGGTGGCCGCGGCGGTCGCGATCACCTTCATCAACGCCGGGCGGCCCACCATGGGCGGTCACGCGGGCGGCTCGGCGGACGGCGAGGGCGCCGTCGAGGACGTTCCGGTTCCGGTCATGGCCCACTGA
- a CDS encoding low temperature requirement protein A: protein MTARRRDESHRAATPLELFFDLCFVVGVGQAGAQLVHAVAEGHVSAGVQGYLMVFFAVWWAWMNFTWFASAYDIDDVPYRVVTLIQIAGVLILSAGVPRAFNDNDFTVVWFGYLVMRLAMVSQWLRAARSTTGGERTTALRYAGGVALCQVGWLGLLFLPDASKKWLFLAMALVELSVPLFAERARQTTWHPHHIAERYGLFTIIVLGETIFAATVAVQSALDETDELGLLWPITLGGLLIVFSAWWIYFAVPIHEHLASNREAFLWGYGHYLVFGSAAAIGAGIEVAVEQAVDKAHISTLAASAAVTVPTALYLTTVWLLHSRHYKRGIGQAILPLTAVLVLACTWAGTLAVLTAGLVCVACVAAGVTISARQQPVH, encoded by the coding sequence ATGACCGCGCGCCGTCGAGACGAGAGCCATCGTGCGGCCACTCCGCTGGAGCTCTTCTTCGACCTGTGTTTCGTGGTGGGCGTCGGGCAGGCGGGCGCCCAACTGGTGCACGCGGTGGCCGAGGGACATGTCAGCGCCGGCGTCCAGGGCTACCTGATGGTCTTCTTCGCCGTGTGGTGGGCCTGGATGAACTTCACCTGGTTCGCCTCGGCGTACGACATCGACGACGTGCCGTACCGGGTCGTCACACTCATCCAGATCGCGGGTGTGCTCATCCTCTCCGCCGGGGTGCCGCGTGCCTTCAACGACAACGACTTCACGGTCGTCTGGTTCGGCTATCTGGTGATGCGGCTGGCGATGGTCTCGCAGTGGCTGCGGGCGGCGCGGTCGACCACGGGGGGCGAGCGGACCACGGCGCTGCGGTACGCGGGAGGGGTGGCGCTGTGCCAGGTCGGCTGGCTGGGGCTGCTGTTCCTGCCCGACGCGTCCAAGAAGTGGCTCTTCCTCGCGATGGCGCTCGTCGAGCTGAGCGTGCCGCTGTTCGCGGAGCGCGCGCGGCAGACGACCTGGCATCCGCACCACATCGCCGAGCGGTACGGCCTGTTCACCATCATCGTGCTGGGCGAGACCATCTTCGCTGCGACCGTCGCGGTGCAGTCGGCGCTGGACGAGACCGACGAACTGGGCCTGCTGTGGCCGATCACCCTGGGCGGGCTGCTGATCGTCTTCTCCGCCTGGTGGATCTACTTCGCGGTGCCCATCCACGAGCATCTGGCCTCCAACCGGGAGGCGTTCCTGTGGGGTTACGGCCACTATCTGGTCTTCGGCTCGGCGGCGGCCATCGGCGCGGGCATCGAGGTGGCGGTGGAGCAGGCCGTCGACAAGGCGCACATCTCGACGCTCGCCGCCTCCGCGGCCGTCACGGTGCCCACCGCCCTGTATCTGACGACGGTCTGGCTGCTGCACTCCCGGCACTACAAACGGGGCATCGGGCAGGCGATCCTGCCCCTCACGGCGGTGCTGGTGCTCGCGTGCACCTGGGCGGGGACGCTGGCCGTGCTGACGGCCGGGCTGGTCTGCGTGGCGTGTGTGGCCGCCGGCGTCACCATCTCCGCCCGGCAGCAGCCCGTGCACTGA
- a CDS encoding TetR/AcrR family transcriptional regulator: MAAKTDRCVAAAAVAAAAAKLPRPRLRADALRNRERIVAAAREVLVEHGVEVSLDEIARRAGVGNATIYRHFADRRELIHHVTLSVMDRIADQAEAARTEEHDAFQALRRFVHAAADERIGALCSLLSDGVDKDHPEQTASRDRLEAGVEALMGAARAAGQLRTDIGVGDLMVALTQLTRPLPGSGDCVNFDQFVHRHLQLFLDGLMSPARSELSGSAATLEDLRRRQ, from the coding sequence ATGGCTGCCAAGACCGACAGGTGCGTCGCCGCTGCCGCCGTCGCCGCCGCCGCGGCGAAGCTGCCGCGCCCGCGACTGCGTGCCGACGCGCTGCGCAACCGGGAGCGGATCGTCGCGGCGGCCCGCGAAGTGCTGGTCGAGCACGGGGTGGAGGTCTCGCTCGATGAAATCGCTCGACGGGCGGGCGTCGGCAATGCCACGATCTATCGGCACTTCGCGGACCGTCGCGAGCTGATCCACCATGTGACCCTCTCGGTCATGGACCGCATAGCGGACCAGGCCGAGGCGGCCCGAACCGAGGAGCACGATGCCTTCCAGGCGCTGCGACGCTTTGTGCACGCGGCGGCGGACGAACGCATCGGCGCTCTCTGCTCGTTGCTCTCCGACGGGGTCGACAAGGACCACCCCGAGCAGACGGCTTCCCGCGATCGGCTTGAGGCCGGGGTCGAGGCGCTCATGGGCGCCGCCCGCGCCGCCGGCCAACTGCGCACCGACATCGGCGTCGGTGACCTGATGGTCGCGCTGACCCAGCTCACGCGCCCGCTGCCCGGCAGTGGCGACTGCGTGAACTTCGATCAATTCGTGCACCGGCATCTCCAGCTGTTCCTCGACGGCCTGATGTCGCCGGCGCGCTCCGAACTATCCGGTTCCGCCGCCACTTTGGAGGACCTGCGACGCAGGCAGTGA
- a CDS encoding sigma-70 family RNA polymerase sigma factor: MATRAVARRQATNSGADGAASSVRAAGGEIADRDLVGMYLDEIARTPLLDAAKEVELSQTIEAGVYAQQILDGEITDGNAAGASREELEAIAAEGDRAKDVFIRSNLRLVVAVARRYPRSGLPLLDLIQEGNAGLVRAVEKFDYAKGFKFSTYATWWIRQAITRSIADQSRTIRLPVHLVEELGRIRRVQREFNREHGREPEHAEIAAELGSSTERVSDVLDWARDPVSLNMSVDDEGETQFGDLLEDTSAVSPEQSVMTLLRSEELEGLIGRLDDRTASIIKARYGINDGRERTLTEVGKEHGLTRERIRQIEKHALLELKKMAHATGFDAAA, encoded by the coding sequence ATGGCAACCCGTGCCGTCGCCCGTCGTCAGGCCACCAACAGCGGCGCTGACGGGGCGGCCAGCAGTGTTCGCGCCGCAGGCGGGGAGATCGCCGACCGCGACCTGGTCGGTATGTATCTCGATGAGATCGCCCGCACCCCGCTGCTCGACGCGGCGAAGGAGGTCGAGCTGTCCCAGACCATCGAGGCGGGTGTCTACGCCCAGCAGATCCTGGACGGCGAGATAACCGATGGCAACGCTGCCGGCGCGAGCCGCGAGGAGCTGGAGGCGATAGCCGCCGAAGGCGACCGCGCCAAGGACGTCTTCATCCGTTCCAACCTGCGACTGGTGGTGGCGGTCGCCCGCCGCTATCCGCGCAGCGGTCTCCCCCTGCTGGATCTGATCCAGGAGGGAAACGCCGGTCTGGTCCGCGCGGTTGAGAAGTTCGACTACGCGAAGGGCTTCAAGTTCTCGACGTACGCCACCTGGTGGATCCGTCAGGCGATCACCCGCTCCATCGCAGACCAGTCGCGCACCATCCGGCTCCCCGTCCACCTGGTCGAGGAGCTCGGCCGGATCCGCCGTGTGCAGCGGGAGTTCAACCGCGAGCACGGCCGTGAGCCGGAGCACGCGGAGATCGCCGCCGAGCTCGGCTCCAGCACCGAGCGGGTCTCGGACGTGCTCGACTGGGCCCGTGACCCGGTCAGTCTGAACATGTCGGTGGACGACGAGGGTGAGACGCAGTTCGGCGACCTGCTGGAGGACACCTCGGCGGTCTCGCCCGAGCAGTCGGTGATGACGCTGCTGCGCAGCGAGGAGTTGGAGGGCCTCATCGGCCGGCTCGACGACCGCACCGCCTCGATCATCAAGGCGCGGTACGGCATCAACGACGGCCGCGAGCGCACCCTCACCGAGGTCGGCAAGGAGCACGGCCTCACCCGGGAGCGGATCCGTCAGATCGAGAAGCACGCGCTGCTGGAGCTGAAGAAGATGGCCCACGCCACGGGGTTCGACGCGGCCGCCTGA
- the mscL gene encoding large conductance mechanosensitive channel protein MscL: MPEEKKSVLEGFKAFLMRGNVIDLAVAVVIGAAFTAVVNSLVKGVINPIVGAFGTKDLDRYRSCLKGPCETNAAGDVVRGIPILWGSVLSAVLTFLITAAVVYFLMVLPMSRYLAHKAAKERREEEAHAEVEATEIELLREIRDALVAQRNDAVELVAKRNGAGETPRVSESERR; this comes from the coding sequence GTGCCCGAGGAGAAGAAGAGCGTGTTGGAAGGCTTCAAAGCCTTCCTGATGCGCGGGAACGTGATCGACCTGGCCGTGGCGGTCGTGATCGGCGCCGCGTTCACCGCGGTCGTCAACAGCCTGGTGAAGGGTGTGATCAACCCGATCGTCGGCGCCTTCGGCACCAAGGACCTGGACAGGTACCGCTCGTGCCTCAAGGGCCCCTGCGAGACGAACGCGGCGGGCGACGTGGTCCGCGGCATCCCCATCCTGTGGGGTTCGGTGCTGAGCGCGGTGCTCACGTTCCTGATCACCGCGGCGGTCGTCTACTTCCTGATGGTGCTGCCCATGTCGCGCTATCTGGCGCACAAGGCGGCCAAGGAGCGGCGGGAGGAGGAGGCGCACGCGGAGGTGGAGGCCACCGAGATCGAGCTGCTGCGGGAGATCCGCGACGCGCTGGTGGCCCAGCGGAACGACGCGGTCGAACTGGTGGCCAAGCGGAACGGCGCCGGCGAGACTCCGCGCGTGTCCGAGTCGGAGCGCCGGTAG
- a CDS encoding class III extradiol ring-cleavage dioxygenase, which produces MSSVAVSEPTVEPPTGRMPALYLSHGAPPLADDPVWPGELAAWAAGLPRPTAILMISAHWEEAPLALGATTTVPLVYDFWGFPEHYYRVRYAAPGAPGLAERVRKTLRAAGAPVQDIPDRGLDHGAYVPLVEMFPAADIPVLQLSLPTLDPQRLLAIGRKLAPLRDEGVLIVGSGFFTHNLAALRQSAGGAVPGWSAEFDDWGRRALGEQDVDALLDFERRAPAGRLAHPRTEHFAPLFVAMGAADAAGDLSSQRSVIDGFWMGLAKRSVQFG; this is translated from the coding sequence ATGTCGTCCGTCGCCGTGTCCGAGCCGACGGTGGAGCCGCCGACCGGCCGGATGCCCGCCCTCTACCTCAGCCACGGGGCGCCGCCACTCGCGGACGACCCCGTATGGCCCGGCGAACTCGCCGCCTGGGCCGCCGGACTGCCCCGCCCCACCGCGATCCTGATGATCTCCGCGCACTGGGAGGAGGCGCCGCTGGCGCTCGGCGCCACCACGACGGTGCCGCTCGTCTACGACTTCTGGGGCTTCCCCGAGCACTACTACCGGGTGCGCTATGCCGCGCCCGGCGCGCCGGGGCTCGCCGAGCGCGTGCGCAAGACGCTGCGCGCCGCCGGGGCCCCGGTGCAGGACATTCCCGACCGGGGCCTGGACCACGGCGCGTACGTGCCGCTGGTCGAGATGTTCCCGGCCGCGGACATTCCCGTGCTCCAGCTCTCCCTGCCCACCCTCGACCCCCAGCGGCTGCTGGCCATCGGCCGCAAGCTGGCCCCGCTCCGGGACGAGGGTGTGCTGATCGTCGGGAGCGGCTTCTTCACACACAACCTGGCCGCGCTGCGGCAGTCGGCCGGGGGAGCGGTGCCGGGCTGGTCGGCCGAGTTCGACGACTGGGGCCGCCGTGCCCTGGGCGAGCAGGACGTCGACGCCCTCCTCGACTTCGAACGCCGCGCTCCGGCGGGCCGGCTGGCGCACCCGCGGACCGAGCACTTCGCGCCGCTGTTCGTCGCCATGGGCGCCGCGGACGCGGCCGGCGACCTGTCCAGTCAGCGGTCGGTGATCGACGGCTTCTGGATGGGGCTGGCCAAACGGTCGGTCCAGTTCGGCTGA
- a CDS encoding EF-hand domain-containing protein, protein MTDPSTSADATLAEQFRRMDADRDGLIGYADYLRLPQQVLDAAGVGGDSLKGEALLDAIEEQWNRLLRLADRDGDGAISLDEYVAARNNPRFRSADRPGKGATLRALFDIADADGDGALSVAEFATVACFMALPKQEAEKVFMTLDTDGDGRVGFEELSRAVKVLHGS, encoded by the coding sequence ATGACCGATCCCAGCACCTCTGCGGATGCCACGCTGGCCGAGCAGTTCCGGCGCATGGACGCCGACCGCGACGGGTTGATCGGTTACGCCGACTATCTGCGGCTGCCCCAGCAGGTCCTGGACGCCGCCGGCGTCGGCGGCGACTCCCTCAAGGGCGAGGCGCTGCTGGACGCCATCGAAGAGCAGTGGAACCGGCTGCTGCGCCTGGCCGATCGGGACGGGGACGGCGCCATCTCCCTCGACGAGTACGTGGCGGCCCGTAACAACCCCCGTTTCCGCTCCGCCGACCGCCCCGGCAAGGGCGCCACCCTGCGCGCCCTGTTCGACATCGCCGACGCCGACGGCGATGGGGCGCTCAGCGTGGCGGAGTTCGCCACGGTGGCCTGCTTCATGGCCCTGCCGAAGCAGGAGGCGGAGAAGGTGTTCATGACGCTGGACACCGACGGCGACGGCCGCGTCGGCTTCGAGGAGCTCTCCCGGGCCGTCAAGGTGCTCCACGGATCCTGA
- a CDS encoding RidA family protein, whose product MSLTITNPADLHDPVGFGYSHVVAARPSEIVHIAGQYGSDAQGGVVAEDFATQVETAFTHLGTALEAVGLDFSHVVRLGTYIVDHDTDKLEALVGPIRKIWGDRPPAQTLIGVASLALPGMLFEVDAVAVRP is encoded by the coding sequence ATGTCGCTCACCATCACCAACCCCGCCGACCTGCACGACCCGGTCGGCTTCGGCTACAGCCATGTGGTCGCCGCCCGCCCGAGCGAGATCGTGCACATCGCCGGCCAGTACGGCTCCGACGCGCAGGGCGGCGTCGTCGCCGAGGACTTCGCCACCCAGGTGGAGACCGCCTTCACACACCTGGGCACCGCGCTGGAGGCGGTCGGGCTGGACTTCAGTCATGTGGTGCGTCTTGGCACCTACATCGTCGACCACGACACCGACAAGCTCGAGGCCCTCGTGGGTCCCATCCGCAAGATCTGGGGCGACCGCCCGCCGGCGCAGACGCTGATCGGCGTCGCCTCGCTCGCCCTCCCCGGGATGCTCTTCGAGGTCGACGCGGTGGCCGTGCGTCCCTGA
- a CDS encoding MarR family transcriptional regulator codes for MTTEPPAAEPRWLSADEQRTWQAYLHATTLLEDHLDRQLQRDASMPHIYYGLLVQLSEAPRRRLRMTVLAQQSKITRSRLSHAIARLEKHGWVRREDCPSDKRGQNAVLTEEGYEVLRRSAPGHVAAVRSAMFDRLTPEQVAQLGEICGIIAEGLQPECGDLPWRR; via the coding sequence ATGACGACCGAACCACCCGCAGCGGAGCCACGCTGGCTCAGCGCCGACGAGCAGCGCACCTGGCAGGCGTACCTGCACGCGACCACGCTTCTGGAAGACCACCTCGACCGTCAGCTGCAACGTGACGCGAGCATGCCGCACATCTACTACGGCCTGCTCGTGCAGCTCTCGGAGGCCCCCCGGCGGCGGCTGCGGATGACGGTGTTGGCCCAGCAATCGAAAATCACCCGGTCGCGGCTCTCCCACGCCATCGCGCGGCTGGAGAAGCACGGCTGGGTGCGGCGCGAGGACTGCCCCTCCGACAAGCGCGGTCAGAACGCGGTGCTGACGGAGGAGGGGTACGAGGTGCTGCGGCGGTCGGCTCCCGGGCATGTCGCCGCCGTCCGCTCGGCGATGTTCGACCGGCTCACCCCGGAGCAGGTGGCGCAGCTCGGCGAGATCTGCGGGATCATCGCCGAGGGCCTCCAGCCCGAGTGCGGGGACCTGCCCTGGCGACGGTGA
- a CDS encoding P1 family peptidase, protein MAEAESAGQSAGSARPGPVDALTDVAGLRVGHAQRTGDGWLTGTTVVLAPEGGAVAAVDVRGGGPGTRETDALDPRNLVQHIDAVVLTGGSAFGLDAASGVARWLEERGRGFRVGPDPAQVVPVVPAAALFDLGRGGDWRARPDAALGHAAAEAAARTEPGAPVAQGNTGAGTGAVAGDLKGGTGSASVVLPSGVTVAALAVVNAVGSVFDPRTGVLYGLVPEVVAARADAARGERATAVDGYSSYVPSPEAHADAARRLTATRAESLRRFIASAHPPLNTTLAVVATDAELTRAQAHKLAGTAHDGLARAVRPVHMLSDGDTVFALATGGRPLLPASGQAGDPAFAVHREAGALNEVLAAGADVLARAVVKALLAAEGVDGPGGVFPAYRDLYGPPH, encoded by the coding sequence ATGGCTGAAGCTGAGAGCGCCGGCCAGAGCGCGGGTTCCGCCCGCCCGGGACCGGTCGACGCGCTGACCGATGTGGCCGGTCTGCGCGTGGGGCACGCGCAGCGCACCGGCGACGGCTGGCTGACCGGCACCACGGTGGTGCTCGCGCCCGAGGGCGGCGCGGTGGCCGCGGTGGACGTGCGCGGCGGCGGACCGGGCACCCGCGAGACCGACGCCCTGGACCCACGGAACCTCGTGCAGCACATCGACGCCGTCGTGCTGACCGGCGGCAGCGCCTTCGGGCTCGACGCCGCCTCGGGTGTCGCCCGGTGGCTGGAGGAGCGGGGCCGCGGCTTCCGGGTGGGTCCGGACCCGGCGCAGGTGGTGCCCGTCGTCCCCGCGGCGGCGCTGTTCGACCTGGGCCGGGGAGGCGACTGGCGGGCCCGGCCGGACGCGGCCCTCGGGCACGCGGCGGCCGAGGCGGCGGCGCGCACCGAGCCGGGCGCCCCGGTGGCGCAGGGCAACACGGGGGCGGGCACCGGCGCGGTCGCCGGGGACCTGAAGGGCGGCACCGGCTCGGCCAGCGTGGTGCTGCCGTCCGGGGTGACGGTCGCCGCGCTGGCGGTGGTCAACGCGGTGGGCTCGGTGTTCGACCCGCGGACGGGGGTGCTGTACGGCCTGGTGCCGGAGGTGGTGGCCGCACGGGCGGACGCGGCGCGGGGTGAGCGGGCCACGGCGGTGGACGGCTACTCGTCGTATGTACCCTCCCCCGAGGCGCACGCCGACGCGGCGCGGCGGCTGACGGCGACGCGGGCCGAGTCGCTGCGGCGCTTCATCGCGTCGGCGCACCCGCCGTTGAACACGACGCTCGCCGTGGTCGCCACCGACGCCGAGCTGACCCGCGCTCAGGCGCACAAGCTGGCCGGCACGGCCCACGACGGGCTGGCGCGCGCCGTACGGCCGGTCCACATGCTGTCCGACGGGGACACGGTGTTCGCGCTGGCGACGGGGGGCCGGCCGCTGCTGCCGGCGTCGGGGCAGGCGGGCGACCCGGCGTTCGCGGTGCACCGGGAGGCGGGGGCGCTGAACGAGGTGCTGGCGGCGGGGGCGGATGTGCTGGCCCGGGCCGTGGTCAAGGCGTTGTTGGCCGCGGAGGGCGTGGACGGTCCGGGCGGGGTCTTCCCCGCCTACCGCGATCTCTACGGCCCGCCCCACTGA